One Prevotella melaninogenica DNA window includes the following coding sequences:
- a CDS encoding RagB/SusD family nutrient uptake outer membrane protein: MSATTLTSCFDLDKSPEGVLSTVNPFTSLGEMNSYLDQFYQTGVKGQDFNSWGSGGIAGIDMNSDNMASGSVNTRLNGGLTLANAGKLGHYYNIRNVNFFLNNLNFKDKNSAAYKQCVGEAYYFRAWFYFQLFKNYGKIAWVNRPLKPEESEMQQPQQERTVIADSILADLDKAIANLNTQNSSASMRVHKDVARAFKSEVALYEATWEKYHKAKNDAFFDPTVTDAKIKSYLDQCVEACKDVVDRGVWRIYTTGNPLNDYRVIFQTEDLSANPEVLWFKRYDGVNVGNSVDRYLNQGGGSSGVTASLVDDYLTIDGKPFVGPAVLTAKATFGDELKPTIRDPRLCQTVCMPGQILRPDQGGYVVPPLNGSGYNKNETGYSMLKHVQIDYKGSLDQEGKGSTPAIQYRYADILLNYAEALAELDGAANASQIIAVLKPLRDRVGMPAVDFDREYNTEADYPFRNLNKYLQAVRRERRIEQACEGRRLDDIFRWAAADELIVGKRAHGVLFVGSNLEHHAKYGTSLVYDKPKGNNLYLSGKPGDAQRYVLPVNPSGYETGWKFNPKRDYLLPFETRMLTLTNNLWKQNPGWDK; this comes from the coding sequence TTGAGTGCAACAACACTTACAAGTTGCTTCGACTTGGACAAGTCTCCAGAAGGAGTGCTTTCAACGGTCAACCCTTTCACTTCCTTGGGTGAGATGAACAGCTATCTCGACCAGTTCTATCAGACAGGTGTGAAGGGACAAGACTTTAACTCATGGGGTAGTGGTGGTATTGCTGGTATCGATATGAACAGCGATAACATGGCAAGTGGCTCTGTTAATACACGATTAAATGGCGGTTTGACCCTCGCTAATGCGGGCAAACTCGGTCATTACTATAATATTCGTAACGTCAACTTCTTCTTGAATAACCTCAATTTCAAGGATAAGAACTCTGCTGCCTACAAACAATGCGTGGGCGAAGCCTATTATTTCCGTGCTTGGTTCTACTTCCAGTTGTTCAAGAACTATGGTAAAATCGCTTGGGTGAATCGCCCTCTTAAACCAGAGGAAAGCGAGATGCAGCAGCCACAACAGGAACGAACCGTTATTGCTGATAGTATTCTTGCCGATCTCGATAAGGCTATTGCCAACCTTAACACCCAGAACAGCAGTGCTTCGATGCGTGTTCATAAGGATGTGGCACGTGCTTTCAAGAGCGAGGTGGCACTCTATGAGGCTACATGGGAGAAGTATCATAAGGCAAAGAACGATGCTTTCTTCGACCCAACAGTTACCGATGCGAAGATTAAGTCTTACTTAGATCAGTGCGTTGAGGCTTGTAAGGACGTTGTAGACAGAGGTGTATGGAGAATCTATACGACAGGTAATCCATTGAATGACTACCGCGTTATCTTCCAGACAGAGGACCTTAGTGCCAACCCAGAGGTGTTATGGTTTAAGCGATATGACGGCGTGAACGTTGGTAACAGCGTTGACCGATACCTCAATCAGGGTGGTGGTAGTAGCGGTGTTACGGCATCATTGGTTGACGACTACCTCACCATCGACGGCAAACCCTTTGTCGGACCAGCCGTGTTGACCGCAAAGGCAACCTTTGGCGATGAGCTAAAGCCAACCATTCGCGACCCACGTCTGTGCCAGACGGTGTGCATGCCGGGTCAGATTCTGCGTCCAGACCAAGGCGGTTACGTTGTTCCACCACTCAATGGGTCGGGCTATAACAAGAATGAAACAGGCTATTCAATGCTCAAGCACGTACAGATTGACTATAAGGGAAGCCTTGATCAGGAAGGAAAAGGCAGCACACCAGCCATTCAGTATCGCTATGCTGACATTCTCTTAAACTATGCTGAGGCTTTGGCAGAGCTCGATGGTGCTGCTAACGCAAGTCAGATTATAGCTGTTCTGAAGCCTTTGCGCGACCGAGTTGGTATGCCAGCAGTCGACTTCGACAGAGAGTATAACACCGAGGCTGACTATCCTTTCCGCAATCTCAACAAGTACTTGCAGGCTGTTCGCCGTGAACGTCGTATTGAGCAGGCTTGTGAGGGTCGTCGTTTGGACGATATCTTCCGTTGGGCAGCAGCCGATGAGCTTATCGTCGGCAAGCGTGCACACGGTGTTTTATTCGTGGGTAGCAACCTCGAACATCATGCAAAGTATGGCACAAGCCTCGTTTATGACAAGCCAAAAGGCAATAATCTCTACCTCTCTGGCAAGCCTGGCGACGCACAACGTTACGTATTGCCAGTGAATCCATCAGGGTATGAGACCGGTTGGAAGTTTAATCCAAAGCGTGATTACCTCCTTCCGTTCGAAACTCGTATGCTCACACTGACCAACAATCTGTGGAAGCAGAACCCTGGATGGGATAAATAA
- a CDS encoding SusC/RagA family TonB-linked outer membrane protein: MSKSTTVFLGIRKHPPFAMGGVALSLCLSLFAATPAVSSTRTSVKTFESTQQQKQAIKGVVKDTHGEPVIGASVMVNGVAMAVTDVDGNFSLAAAPGAVLQVSYVGFKPQSVTVKAGMTNYAVSLQDDNQALNEVVVVGYGVQKKVNLTGSVSSVKGDALEMRPVTDASQSLQGLVPGLMVSNGSSGRPGATAALSLRGQGNLSGTGHPYVLVDGIEMSLADVNPNDIESISVLKDASACSIYGARAAYGVILVTTKRGEEGKMHVNYQGSMGWNRPTVLPEMANAVEFAKMWNTGVTNANSSRLYSDEKIKLLEQYMNDPSSVNPWQELPANSLMNPAFENTEKGIGNVDYFKLHYKDYAFKQQHNVSLSGGGKQAQYYVSGGYFKEDGILRYAKMNFERMNLASNLTSRLTSWMKMKLNLKYVHSVDNTPFGAGGLSEGFYHSLARFRPTISVVDPNGHFTELSMIPYLQSGTFTRTKRNHYDITLGFELNPVKGLIINADYTNKFISTSYEALNVAPDIYAADGVTTSKGVRGELDASPDGKYQRSNYNIHYQNISLYGNYSLTLAEDHNIVLMAGYQEENNKVDYLKNGISGLYSMHNPNTAMGTGDKQPDDIRNGWATRGFFGRINYDYQGRYLLEVNGRYDGSSRFARDHRWGFFPSVSLGWNISREKFMEPLSQKVSQLKLRMSYGKLGNQAGAALYTFASTMNLSGGLGSYIFADGRHAYLLAPGVVNPATTWEKVSSKNIGLDFGFMNNALTGSLDVYERKTKDMLGPGVDFPDFFGANAPQTNNASLRDRGWELTLNYRGKIGKDIDYSIGGSLADYTSIVTDYANPTGTAPASNWYKGRRVGEIWGYRTDGLLQTQEQADAYNASHNNTFFSTLKWTPGDVAFRDLNNDGYVNNGKNKLDDMGDMTVIGNSSPRYQYTINGMVSWKGLSLSFMFQGVGKRDWDPTNSVYFWGTGPYAQVTLFKDHLDYWSESNPNAYYPKPYINSAGGVRPYAAKTKSQPTDQYLQSAAYCRLKNLTLSYILPQAWTQKMKLQQVKVFFSGENLLTFTKLKKMLDPEVIFTANGYTGEGGKNYPMNKVISFGLMVNL, translated from the coding sequence ATGTCTAAATCTACTACTGTCTTCCTGGGTATAAGGAAGCATCCCCCATTTGCAATGGGAGGGGTGGCACTCTCTTTGTGTCTGAGTTTATTTGCCGCTACCCCAGCAGTTAGTTCTACACGTACGAGTGTAAAAACATTTGAGAGTACACAGCAACAAAAGCAGGCTATCAAGGGTGTTGTGAAGGATACCCATGGTGAACCCGTTATCGGTGCCTCTGTGATGGTTAATGGAGTCGCCATGGCTGTTACGGATGTTGATGGCAACTTCTCGCTTGCCGCCGCTCCTGGTGCTGTGCTACAAGTAAGTTATGTGGGCTTTAAGCCTCAGTCTGTAACCGTCAAAGCAGGTATGACCAATTATGCCGTTAGTCTGCAGGATGACAACCAAGCATTGAATGAAGTGGTTGTCGTAGGCTATGGAGTACAAAAGAAGGTAAACCTCACTGGTTCTGTTTCATCTGTTAAGGGCGATGCACTCGAGATGCGCCCAGTGACAGACGCGTCGCAGAGTCTTCAGGGATTAGTACCGGGTTTGATGGTATCTAATGGTAGCTCTGGTCGTCCGGGTGCCACGGCAGCCTTGTCATTGCGTGGTCAGGGCAACCTCTCCGGTACTGGTCATCCTTATGTTTTGGTAGATGGAATCGAGATGAGTCTTGCCGATGTCAATCCAAATGATATCGAGTCAATCTCTGTATTGAAAGATGCATCCGCTTGTTCTATCTATGGTGCGCGTGCTGCCTATGGTGTTATCTTGGTTACGACCAAGCGAGGAGAGGAAGGCAAGATGCACGTAAACTATCAAGGAAGCATGGGTTGGAACCGTCCGACGGTATTACCAGAGATGGCAAATGCCGTAGAGTTTGCGAAGATGTGGAATACTGGTGTTACGAATGCCAACTCCTCTCGCCTCTACAGCGACGAAAAGATTAAGCTGTTAGAGCAGTATATGAACGACCCATCAAGTGTGAATCCATGGCAAGAACTCCCTGCCAACTCCTTGATGAACCCAGCCTTTGAGAACACAGAGAAGGGTATTGGAAACGTTGACTACTTCAAGTTACATTATAAAGACTATGCCTTCAAGCAGCAGCACAACGTAAGTTTGAGCGGTGGCGGTAAGCAGGCACAGTATTATGTATCAGGAGGTTACTTCAAGGAAGACGGTATTCTGCGTTATGCGAAGATGAACTTTGAGCGTATGAACCTCGCTTCCAATCTCACCTCTCGACTCACCTCATGGATGAAGATGAAGCTTAATTTGAAGTATGTTCATTCTGTCGACAACACTCCTTTTGGTGCAGGCGGACTGAGTGAAGGCTTCTATCACTCCTTAGCACGTTTCCGTCCGACGATTTCTGTTGTCGATCCTAACGGTCATTTCACGGAGTTGTCAATGATACCTTACCTACAGAGTGGCACCTTCACCCGTACAAAGCGCAATCATTACGACATCACATTAGGCTTCGAACTTAATCCAGTAAAGGGATTGATTATCAATGCCGATTACACCAATAAGTTTATCTCAACCTCATACGAGGCTTTGAATGTTGCGCCAGACATCTATGCAGCCGATGGCGTAACGACCTCAAAGGGTGTGCGAGGAGAGTTGGATGCAAGTCCTGATGGCAAGTATCAGCGTTCAAACTATAACATTCACTACCAGAATATCAGCCTTTATGGTAACTACTCATTGACCCTTGCAGAGGATCATAACATCGTTTTGATGGCTGGTTATCAGGAAGAAAACAACAAGGTAGACTATCTGAAGAACGGTATCTCTGGTCTTTACTCAATGCATAATCCAAATACGGCAATGGGAACAGGCGACAAGCAGCCAGATGATATCCGCAACGGATGGGCAACACGTGGCTTCTTCGGACGTATCAACTACGACTATCAGGGTCGTTACTTGCTCGAAGTAAACGGCCGTTATGACGGTTCTTCACGCTTTGCACGTGACCATCGTTGGGGTTTCTTCCCATCTGTTTCCCTCGGTTGGAACATCAGTCGTGAGAAGTTTATGGAACCACTCAGCCAGAAAGTATCGCAGTTGAAGTTGCGTATGTCATACGGTAAGCTCGGTAATCAGGCAGGTGCAGCGCTCTACACCTTCGCATCAACCATGAATCTCAGTGGTGGATTGGGAAGCTATATCTTTGCAGATGGTCGTCATGCTTACCTCCTTGCGCCAGGCGTTGTAAACCCTGCAACAACATGGGAGAAGGTAAGCAGTAAGAATATCGGTTTAGACTTCGGCTTTATGAACAATGCCCTTACGGGTAGTCTTGACGTCTACGAGCGTAAGACGAAGGATATGTTAGGACCTGGTGTCGACTTCCCTGACTTCTTCGGTGCTAATGCCCCACAAACCAATAATGCGTCTTTGCGCGACCGTGGTTGGGAGCTAACGCTGAATTATCGTGGTAAGATTGGTAAGGACATCGACTATAGCATCGGTGGTTCTTTGGCTGACTATACCTCTATTGTGACAGACTATGCAAACCCAACGGGTACGGCACCCGCAAGCAACTGGTATAAGGGCAGACGCGTAGGAGAGATATGGGGCTATCGTACAGACGGCTTGTTGCAGACACAGGAGCAGGCTGATGCTTACAATGCAAGCCATAACAACACCTTCTTCTCAACCTTGAAGTGGACACCGGGTGACGTTGCTTTCCGCGATCTTAACAACGACGGATATGTGAACAATGGTAAGAATAAACTCGATGATATGGGTGATATGACTGTTATCGGTAACTCATCTCCACGCTATCAGTACACAATCAACGGCATGGTTAGCTGGAAGGGACTGAGCTTGAGTTTCATGTTCCAAGGTGTAGGCAAGCGTGATTGGGACCCAACCAACAGCGTTTACTTCTGGGGAACAGGTCCTTACGCACAAGTAACGCTCTTCAAAGATCATCTTGACTACTGGTCGGAGAGCAATCCTAATGCCTACTATCCAAAGCCTTATATCAATTCAGCAGGTGGAGTTCGTCCATACGCAGCGAAGACAAAGAGCCAGCCTACTGACCAATACTTGCAGAGTGCGGCTTACTGTCGTTTGAAGAACTTGACCTTGAGTTACATCCTCCCACAGGCTTGGACACAGAAGATGAAGCTCCAGCAGGTGAAGGTGTTCTTCTCTGGTGAGAACCTCCTTACCTTCACAAAGCTAAAGAAGATGCTCGACCCAGAGGTTATCTTCACTGCCAATGGCTACACAGGCGAAGGCGGTAAGAACTATCCAATGAACAAGGTCATCTCATTTGGACTTATGGTTAATCTCTAA
- a CDS encoding helix-turn-helix transcriptional regulator yields MEKNQLSATLKQLRKEYHLTQEDMAFKAGVGLRFVREMEQGKATLRMDKVNQVLELFNLQLGPVPIPKD; encoded by the coding sequence ATGGAGAAGAATCAATTATCAGCCACATTAAAGCAACTGCGGAAGGAATATCATCTAACGCAGGAGGATATGGCTTTCAAAGCAGGTGTAGGACTCCGCTTTGTCCGTGAGATGGAACAAGGAAAAGCTACACTACGCATGGACAAAGTCAACCAAGTACTTGAGCTGTTCAACCTACAGTTAGGACCAGTACCTATTCCAAAGGACTAA
- a CDS encoding HipA N-terminal domain-containing protein, with translation MRQGKVYVKDKSAGIITEDERGYSFAYLQEYLDSSKPTPVSLTLPLRAEHYHNNVLFSFFDGLIPEGWMLNIAERNWKINRRDRMGLLLSCCRDCIGDISIVPIEKEEERR, from the coding sequence ATGAGACAAGGAAAAGTATATGTAAAAGATAAGTCGGCAGGCATTATCACAGAAGACGAGAGGGGATATAGCTTCGCTTATCTTCAAGAGTATTTGGATAGTAGTAAGCCAACTCCCGTAAGTCTGACTTTGCCATTACGTGCAGAACATTATCATAATAATGTACTTTTTTCTTTCTTCGATGGTCTTATTCCAGAAGGTTGGATGCTGAATATTGCTGAACGAAACTGGAAAATCAACCGTAGAGACCGCATGGGATTACTCCTCTCATGCTGCCGTGATTGTATAGGAGATATTAGCATCGTACCCATAGAAAAGGAGGAGGAAAGAAGATGA
- a CDS encoding HipA domain-containing protein: MKRCLCCYKPLKAGEVDYHPHCAKKMFGAAIAPILPYTRKDINRLAQIVVEKRTTVTGVQSKLSIDLEHDAAGNPQSLTIVGVMGRYILKPQTEQFECLPEIEDLSMHLAEIAKIPTVPHSLIRFADGELNYITKRIDRTDDGRKLPMEDMCQLSGKLTEQKYQGSYEMIARFLDQYSSVSMLDKVNYWQQVVFSWIIGNADMHLKNFSLYSIREGHYVLCPTYDQVSTKIVMPEDTEEVALSLNGFKKSLLVYDFREAMFSTGLSEVVANRILSGFAKFRDKWMVCIDNSFISDNQKEQYKKLIDHRLETLAKE; this comes from the coding sequence ATGAAACGTTGCCTGTGTTGTTATAAGCCGTTAAAGGCTGGGGAAGTTGACTATCACCCACATTGTGCAAAGAAAATGTTTGGAGCCGCAATAGCCCCTATCCTTCCTTACACACGAAAAGATATTAACCGTTTGGCACAGATTGTCGTTGAAAAACGAACGACAGTGACAGGTGTACAATCAAAACTATCAATTGACCTTGAGCATGACGCAGCAGGAAATCCACAAAGTCTAACGATAGTAGGCGTTATGGGACGATATATCCTTAAACCCCAAACAGAGCAGTTTGAATGCCTCCCAGAGATAGAGGATTTATCCATGCATCTGGCTGAGATTGCGAAGATTCCAACAGTTCCGCATTCTCTTATCCGTTTTGCTGATGGTGAACTAAACTATATCACAAAAAGAATTGATAGAACCGACGATGGGCGAAAGCTTCCTATGGAGGATATGTGTCAACTAAGTGGTAAACTGACGGAACAGAAATACCAAGGAAGTTATGAAATGATAGCGCGTTTCCTCGACCAATATTCCAGTGTCTCTATGTTAGACAAAGTGAACTATTGGCAGCAAGTTGTTTTCTCGTGGATTATAGGCAATGCGGATATGCACCTTAAAAACTTCTCTTTGTATAGCATACGAGAAGGACACTATGTACTCTGTCCAACCTACGATCAGGTTTCCACAAAGATTGTTATGCCAGAAGACACAGAGGAAGTGGCATTGTCGCTCAACGGCTTCAAGAAATCACTTCTTGTCTATGACTTCCGAGAAGCTATGTTTTCGACAGGACTTTCCGAAGTGGTTGCTAACAGAATATTATCTGGTTTTGCTAAGTTTAGGGACAAATGGATGGTGTGTATTGATAACTCTTTTATCTCTGATAATCAGAAAGAACAATACAAGAAACTTATTGACCACAGATTGGAAACCTTAGCAAAAGAATAA
- a CDS encoding ParA family protein, with product MKNKKIVFANQKGGVGKSTLCILFANYLAAKGKDVCIIDTDLQKTILMQRRKDKLIYEGEEEPYNVQDFDVTDVETMQTLVDSASQVEGFVLFDSPGNISEDGLAPLFVGADYIVCPYEYEDKALDSTGVFVQVLNVLREHNPQMTAQLFFVPNRIDPRIGTAEEQEMWRRTDEVFGNFGRVTPVVNSRATLKRTNTFELLGTQRDAVKKAFDYMLRRMK from the coding sequence ATGAAGAATAAGAAGATTGTTTTTGCAAATCAGAAAGGTGGAGTAGGGAAGAGCACGCTGTGTATCCTCTTTGCCAATTATCTCGCTGCAAAGGGTAAGGACGTGTGTATCATCGATACCGACTTGCAGAAGACGATTCTGATGCAGCGTCGAAAGGACAAGCTGATCTATGAGGGCGAGGAAGAACCTTATAACGTTCAGGACTTCGACGTGACCGATGTCGAGACAATGCAGACACTGGTTGACTCAGCTTCACAGGTAGAAGGTTTCGTATTGTTTGACTCTCCTGGTAATATCAGCGAGGACGGTCTTGCTCCGCTCTTCGTGGGTGCCGACTACATTGTTTGTCCTTACGAATACGAGGATAAGGCGTTAGACTCAACGGGCGTCTTCGTTCAGGTGCTTAACGTGCTTCGCGAACATAACCCACAGATGACAGCACAGCTCTTCTTCGTTCCAAACCGCATCGACCCACGTATCGGTACGGCTGAGGAGCAGGAGATGTGGCGCAGAACCGATGAGGTGTTTGGTAACTTCGGACGTGTCACACCAGTTGTCAACAGCCGTGCGACACTGAAGCGTACAAACACTTTCGAATTGCTCGGTACACAACGTGATGCGGTGAAGAAGGCGTTTGATTATATGCTGAGGAGGATGAAGTAA
- a CDS encoding RNA-binding domain-containing protein codes for MILHINIEDLLEKRKIESNRIEFKKGWNPTKIYQSICAFANDFDDIGGGYILVGVEEENGIAKRPVCGVSPKELDKIMKAMIGYNNKLLPYYLPHPSVEEVDGKQVLAIWVPAGDSRPYEVRCDVTNPRSESKSYIRSGSSTIEAKGDPLNELREMANRVPFDDRGNKEISIKDISMILVQDYLRRVQSRLVDTVLTQDFTKTLEQLDLWTGPKEDRRLKNVAAMMFSEEPHKFFPYTQVDIVMFPEGVIKNPNNMIEAPSFKGSVPTIIRATLDYLRSNIVKERIIKPKNQAESIRYFNYPYQALEEAVVNALYHRDYQTREIVEIRVEPHEIAILSYSGPDRSISDADLKEAKHLKARRYRNRRLGDFLKELSLSEGRSTGIPTIQDELLRNGSPKARIDTDEERSFFLIHIPCHPDFVNDKISLLPVNDRINDRIDNQIKEEKRRKRLQTMIQMIQQGKVTSAKQIAMELSISIPTVWRDIKILGELEIKVNTRGKWTVSYTVA; via the coding sequence ATGATTCTACATATCAACATCGAAGATTTGCTTGAAAAGAGAAAAATAGAAAGCAATCGTATAGAATTCAAGAAAGGGTGGAATCCTACTAAAATTTATCAATCTATTTGTGCTTTTGCCAATGATTTCGATGATATTGGTGGAGGATATATTCTTGTAGGTGTAGAAGAGGAGAATGGTATAGCGAAACGCCCTGTATGTGGAGTTAGTCCAAAGGAGTTAGATAAGATTATGAAGGCAATGATAGGCTATAATAATAAACTGCTCCCTTACTATCTTCCACATCCAAGTGTGGAGGAAGTAGATGGGAAGCAAGTACTTGCAATATGGGTACCTGCTGGAGACTCCAGACCTTATGAGGTACGTTGCGATGTGACAAATCCTCGTTCTGAATCAAAGAGTTATATTCGCTCGGGAAGTAGTACAATAGAGGCTAAGGGCGATCCTTTAAACGAACTCAGAGAAATGGCAAATCGTGTACCCTTTGATGATCGTGGCAATAAGGAAATATCCATCAAAGACATATCTATGATTTTGGTGCAAGACTACCTTCGACGTGTACAGAGTAGGTTGGTAGATACCGTACTGACACAAGACTTCACCAAAACCCTTGAGCAACTTGACCTATGGACTGGACCCAAGGAAGACCGACGACTCAAGAATGTAGCGGCAATGATGTTTTCGGAAGAACCTCATAAGTTTTTCCCTTATACACAGGTTGATATTGTGATGTTTCCAGAAGGGGTAATCAAGAATCCAAATAATATGATAGAAGCTCCGAGTTTCAAGGGTTCAGTTCCAACTATAATAAGAGCGACATTAGATTATTTACGTAGCAATATAGTAAAAGAACGGATTATCAAGCCTAAAAATCAAGCAGAGTCCATTCGTTATTTCAACTATCCTTACCAAGCTCTTGAGGAGGCTGTCGTTAATGCTTTATATCATAGGGATTACCAAACACGGGAAATTGTGGAGATACGTGTAGAGCCACATGAGATAGCTATCTTAAGCTACTCTGGGCCTGACCGCTCTATCTCTGATGCTGATCTTAAAGAAGCAAAACATTTAAAGGCTCGTCGTTATCGAAACAGACGTTTGGGAGATTTTCTAAAGGAACTTAGTCTTTCTGAAGGTCGTTCTACAGGCATTCCTACTATACAAGATGAGTTGCTTCGTAATGGTTCACCCAAAGCGAGAATTGATACTGATGAGGAACGCAGTTTTTTCTTGATACATATTCCTTGTCATCCAGATTTTGTAAACGATAAGATATCTCTATTACCTGTTAATGACAGAATAAATGATAGAATAGATAATCAGATAAAAGAAGAGAAGCGCCGTAAGAGACTGCAAACTATGATTCAAATGATACAGCAAGGAAAAGTAACTTCGGCGAAACAGATAGCAATGGAATTATCTATTTCTATACCTACTGTTTGGCGTGATATTAAAATCCTTGGTGAATTAGAGATTAAGGTTAATACAAGGGGTAAATGGACCGTAAGTTATACGGTTGCATGA